TACGTCATGGTCTTAGGACGAATAGTTCTTTCTGGTACTTCTGACGAACTTAGAGAGAACCCCGAGGTAAGAAAACTTTATTTGGGAGGGCAAAATGTTTAATCTCGTTCTTAGAGGTTTAGCCACTGGTTCCATCTACAGTTTGACAGCAGTGGGCATCGTACTCATTTTGTCTACTACAAACGTGATGAACTTCGCTCAAGGGGATACTGGCATGTTTCTTACCTACATTGCTTTTTTCTTCATTTTAAGAGGCATCGCCCCATCACTCACTCTGCCCATCGTTATTGTTGCGGGAGCCGTGCTAGGATATTTGGTTTACAAGGGGCTTATCTCTAAAGCAAAGAAGAGTTCGCATCTGGGAATGATGATCATCACACTGGGACTGACCATGATTTTTGAAGGCATAGTGGCCACATTCTTTGGGAACATTCCGCTGTTATTCCCACCGCTCATACCAGGTGACCCCGTGCATTTCGGATCGGTGATTCTGGATCGTCAGGATATCTTGTGCTTGGTCACAGCTCTTGTTGTTTTTGGCATACTTTCCTTCATACTGTACCGAACAAAAATCGGTATTGCGGCTCGAAGCATAGCTGACGACGAATATGCGTCCCGCGTACTCGGAATCCCCATTGATCGAATTCATTCATTCATATGGGCAATAAGTTTTGGACTGGCTGGTCTAGCTGGAATAATGACTGCCCCCAGACTTTCCCTTCAACCGCTCTTCATGGTAGTAGTACAACTAAAAGCATTCACAGCGGCTGTTCTCGGTGGCATGAATTCAGTAACTGGTGCCATTTGGGGAGGTCTGATTCTGGGTGTTATGGAGAACTTAGTTGCCTACTACGTGCCAGCCATAAAGGAAAGCTTTTCCTTGCTTCTCATTGTTGCCATACTGCTTTTCCTTCCAAATGGGCTGTTTGGAAGCCGTGAGGCAGGGAGGTCATGATGAAAAAGAAAATTCTTCCTTTCTTACTTTTGATCTTGGCACTCCTCATCCCCTTAGTATTCAATGCGCGGCCCTCCATTGTTGCCTATATAAACCTAGCCATCATTTACGCCGTTTCTGCAGTTGGTCTGAACTTGCTACTTGGGGTAGCTGGCCAGATCTCTTTAGGTCATGCAGCCTTCATGGGAATTGGTGGCTACACCTCTGCCATCCTCATGATCCGGTATGGAATTCCATCCATTGTTAGTGTGTTAGCAGGTGGTCTTTTGGCAGGTCTTTTCGGTTTGATCATAGGCTTTCCAGCCCTAAGACTCAAGGGATTCTATCTTGCCATTGCAACCATGGCCCTTGGAACTGCCGTAACCGACGTCATAAAAAGGATGGAAATTCTTGGAGCTGACAGGGGTCTCACCAACGTCCCTCCCGTCACCATTTTTGGCTACCAATTCAGCAGTGAATTTGCAAAGTATTATCTCTATCTGGCTATCTTGTTACTAACCATCTTTTTGGTGAACAACCTGCTCAAAAGCAAGACAGGTATGGCTTTTAGGGCAATGAGAGATTCGGAGGTTGCAGCAAAAGTGTTTGGCATAAACATTTCCTACTACAAGGTCCTAGCTTTTGTCATCTCTTCTTTCTTGGCCGGCGTCGCTGGTGCCATGTATGGTCATTCTCTTTCATATTTGCACCCAGACATGTTCGGATTTGGCTTGTCCATTGAGTTTCTTGCTATTACCATCATTGGAGGTATTGGTACCTTGTGGGGCCCTGTGCTCGGTTCCGCCCTGTGGGTCATTGTCCCCAGACTATTTGGTACAAAACTGGAAGCCATGGCTGGAGTCCTCTTCGGTGTCATCCTCATCTTAGTTGTGCTGTTCCTGCCTCGAGGACTCTCTGAGCTTATAATGAGGATTAATAAATTATTCAAGAAGGAAGAAGGAGAACGAAGCTAATGGGGAAAGGCAAGAAGACCAGGGACCTAATACTGGGAACCGCACTGGAGGTATTCAGAGAGCGTCGCTATGGCAACAGCTCGGTAAATGAGATTGCTAAACGTTTGGGTGTCCGAACTTCACTGGTTTATTACTACTTTGCAAACAAAGAAGACATTTTCAACGAGCTGGCCGTTACCTATCGTGACGGACTTGAAGAGGAAATCCGTCAGCATATATCCTTCGAAGGAAGTCTTCTGCAAAACGTTATCAATATCCTTGTAACCTATAAAGATTACATAAGAAGCCACAAAGACCTTTATGACACCTTCAGAGAGGTGGAATTTGTCGAAAAAGATTTGATCAGAGATTACTATCAAAGAATCACTCACCTCATTGCTCAAGTTCTTCCAACAGATTTTTCAAAACTGTACGACTTGGAGACTCTGGCTTTTGCCATTTTAGGCAGTGTTTACTTTGTGGTGATAAAGAATCTAATATGGGAGAACAAAGAAGACATCGACCAAGAATTAGAAACAGTAAAAGTCTTTCTAGATAAGGGAATTGACATTGACGGAACTTTTACCCCATTCATAGTTCCCGAAAACCCCATGGAGAGCCAGGAACCCCAATTTGCTTCTCGCGGGGAACGGACGAAGTACCAATTACTCAAGGCCGGAGAAAAACTCTTTGGGGAAAAGGGGTTTGAAAAAACACAGCTAACAGAAATCACGTCTGAAGCCGGTGTTGGCCTAGGTACCTTTTACCTTTACTTTGAAAGCAAGACGGAACTCTTAGCAGAAATTGTCAAGTACGTAAACCACACGCTCAGGAAGACCTCACGCATTTACCAAGATGGTTTAACAGACCGCAGAACCATAGAAAACGTGGGATTCCAGGCTTTTTACCACCTATTTAAAAACATGGGGCCAGCATACCGCATAGTTCGAGAAGCAGAGTTCGTCGAACCTAGCATCGGTATTTGGTATTACACACGATTGGCTGAGGGCTACACAAAAGGTCTAGCCCAAGCCATGGAAAGCAAACAGATAAGACCAATGGACCCAGAAGTGCTTGCTTACATCCTCATGGGAGTCTCACACACTACTGGCATTAAGTGGTTTGTTTTGGATGAATGCAAAGAAATTAACGATAATTCAGTTTTAACGGTTCTCGAGCTGGTAATGCATGGCCTTTCTGGTATGGAAAGGAAGGTAACGAATGAATTACAAAGAAATCTATAACCAAAAATTATTGGACATAGAAGGGGTTCTTTCCAAGATAGAATCAGGTGACTCCCTGGTTGTGGGGATGGCAGCCGCAGAGCCAGTTGGACTACTATCTAACTTACACCTCATAAAAGACTCGGTTCAAGATGTAACAGTGGTTTCCTGTCTCCTGCTTATGGAGTACGAATACTACAAGCACGTTGACAAAGAACATTCACCCTTTAGGTCAGAGACATGGTATCTGGGAAATTATGAGAGAGCTCTGTTTAAAGAAGGCAAGGCCACTTACATTCCCAATAACCTGCACATGGCTGCAACTGACCTAATGCAAGCTAGAAGAGTGAACATTTATTGTGGTTCTGCCACCCCCATGGACAACAAAGGCTGCATGTCCTTGGCCCTGGGCAATGTCTACGAAAAAGATATCTTAGAACATGCAGACATGGTCATATTAGAAATCAATGAAAACCTACCCAGAACTCATGGGGATACTGTTGTTCACATAAACGACGTGGACTTTCTTTATGAGTACAATGCTCCACTCATCGAAGTCCCTTCGGCTGAAGCTAGTGAAGTAGAGAAAAAGATTGGTGAATTCATAGCAGATCTCATAGAAAATGGCTCCACCATTCAGCTTGGTATTGGAGGAATACCTAACGCCATTGCCCAGTTCTTAACCGATAAGAAGGAGCTTGGGGTCCACACCGAGTTGATGACTGAAGGCATAGTTGATCTTATTGAAGCTGGAGTCATCACAAACTCCCAGAAGTCTTTATGGAAAGACAAGTGCATCGCGTCATTTGTCATGGGAACACAGCGGCTTTACGATTTTGTGGACAATAATCTGGCCGTAGAAGTACATCGTGGTCGTATTGTTAACGACCCTTACATAGTAGCCAAGAATAAAAAAATGGTAAGCATAAATACTGCATTAAGTGTGGATCTTACTGGACAAGTGTGTTCAGAGGCCTTCGGCCATCAGCAGTACACCGGTACTGGTGGCCAATTGGACATGCACCGTGGTGCAATAATGTCAGAAGGTGGAAAAGCCATTATTGCCATGAGATCCAGTGTGAAGAACGACACCATTTCTACCATTGTTCCCACATTAGCTCAGGGAAGCTTTGTCACCATTCCCAGACATGATGTGGACTACATAATCACGGAATACGGGGTAGCACATTTAAGAGGTAGATCTCTCAGAGAAAGAACATTGGAAATGATCCGCATAGCGCATCCGAACTTTCGAGATTACCTGAAAACAGAAGCCGAAAAACTTGGCTTCATCTGAAAAGGGAGGAAAAGCTCAATGAACGAAGTTTTTATAAGTATGCCGCTTCGAACAGCTATTAGCAAATTTGGAGGAAGCTTGAAAGATATACCGGCACCTGAGATTGCAGGCAAAGTCATAAACGCAATTCTTGAAGAAACACATCTACCGCCTGACGCTTTTGATGACGTTGTACTTGGTAACGTCATCCAGGCTGGGGAAAAAATGAATGCTGCCAGACAAGCCGCCATTTATGGTGGAATAAGTGACTCGGTACCCGCCATGGTGGTGAATAGAGTTTGCGGCTCCGGGTTGCAAGCTGTGATAACGGCAGCCATGGAAATACAATCTGGCTATGCCTCTTGCGTTCTTGCAGGTGGCATGGAAAACATGGATAAGGCGCCTTACATCCTCTCAAACGGAAGATACGGTGCTCGTATGGGCGACACAACACTATATGACGCCATGCTCATGGATGGACTAAACGACGCCTTCACTGGGAAGCACTCAGGTCTAATTACCGATGAGTATTTAGTCCCCAAATACGGAGTGACCAGAGAAGAACAAGATCAATTTGCATATGAAAGTCACATGAAAGCCGCCAAAGCCATACAAGAAGGTAAGTTCTCCTCACAAATTGTCCCGATTCAGGTATCAAAAGAATTCGTTTTCCAGGTAGACGAAAATGTGCGCCCCGATACCACATTAGAAAGACTTGCGAAATTAAGACCGGCTTTCAAAGAAGGTGGCACCATAACCGCAGGTAACGCACCATCACTGAACTCTGGGGCAGCTGCCATGGTCTTGTCCACTGAAAAAGTTGCTAATAAGTTCAACTTGCCGGTCTTTGGTAGGATTTTGTCCTGCGCTGTTTCCGCAGTGGACCCCAATTTCTTCGGCATAGCACCCATACCTGCCGTGAAAAACGCATTAGAAAAAGCTTCTCTTTCTATTAATGATATTGATCTATTTGAAATAAACGAAGCTTTCGCAGCCATTGCCATTGTGGTACAAAGAGAGCTAAGTATTCCCGAAGAAAAACTTAACGTCAATGGTGGTGCGGTAGCTTTAGGCCACCCCATTGGAGCGTCGGGTGCCATGCTCGTCACAAAAATACTTTATGAGCTACGAAATCGCCAAGCCAAACTTGGTTGTGTTTCTCTTTGTATCGGTGGCGGACAAGGAATTGCTCTGATTGTAGAGAGAGTCTAATCACCTCCTATGTTAAAGAAGTGGGACTCCCGATGTCAGGGTCCCATTTCTTTTTAAGGTTTTGATAATTCCCCCATGAATTAGAAAAAAGAGACTTTGACTTCTGCTTTGTACACAACTTAAAAGCCCTCCGGGTTTTCTCCCTATCAGGAAACGTACAGAACAGCACTAAAAAGTGTTATCTTTAATAGTAGTTTAAGCAACAAGTCATAGGGAGGTAGGTAACTGTGAAAGGCACATTGGGTAAGGTACTTGAGGTCGATCTTTCCTCTAAAACAGTGGAAATGCGACCTATCGAAGACAAAACAATGTACGATTATCTTGGGGGCTTGGGCCTAGCAACACGTTTGCTTTTTGACCAAACCAGACCTCAAATAGATGCTCTTTCAGAGGAGAATGTTCTTGTCATAGCACCAGGACTGTTGGTTGGCAGCGGTCTTCCCACTGCTTCTAAAACCACTCTTACCTTTAAGTCACCTCTCACTAACGGTTTTGGGAGAAGCGTGGCGGGTGCATACTTGGGAGTCGAGCTTAAGAAAGCCGGCTACGATGCATTAGTCATAAAAGGGAAAAGCGACAAACCTGTCTACTTGTTTATTGACGACGACCACGTTGAAATAAGAGATGCTTCCCATCTTTGGGGAAAAGACGCCATAGAAACACAAGAGCTTTTAAAGGCAGAACTTGGAAACGTAAGAACTGGCGCTATTGGTTATGCTGGCGAGAAACTTTCTAAGATTTCCGGCGTTGATTTTGAAGAACGGCAAGCAGGCAGAGCTGGTGGCGGAGCTGTGATGGGCAGCAAAATGCTAAAAGCCATAGCTGTGAGAGGAACTAAGAACATTCCCTATGCCAACGTGGAAGCTTTGCGAGAAACCATAAAGAAATGGAACCAAAAAATAGTCGGCAGCCCCGTACAGGAGCTTGATATGAAATATGGGTCTGGTGAATTCTACGAATGGGTGAACAAAATAATGGGTGTTTTCCCTGTTAAAAATTGGCAACAGAGCTACTTTGAAGACAGCTTTAACGCTCACCCTGATGGCAAGTCACCC
The genomic region above belongs to Coprothermobacter proteolyticus DSM 5265 and contains:
- a CDS encoding thiolase family protein codes for the protein MNEVFISMPLRTAISKFGGSLKDIPAPEIAGKVINAILEETHLPPDAFDDVVLGNVIQAGEKMNAARQAAIYGGISDSVPAMVVNRVCGSGLQAVITAAMEIQSGYASCVLAGGMENMDKAPYILSNGRYGARMGDTTLYDAMLMDGLNDAFTGKHSGLITDEYLVPKYGVTREEQDQFAYESHMKAAKAIQEGKFSSQIVPIQVSKEFVFQVDENVRPDTTLERLAKLRPAFKEGGTITAGNAPSLNSGAAAMVLSTEKVANKFNLPVFGRILSCAVSAVDPNFFGIAPIPAVKNALEKASLSINDIDLFEINEAFAAIAIVVQRELSIPEEKLNVNGGAVALGHPIGASGAMLVTKILYELRNRQAKLGCVSLCIGGGQGIALIVERV
- a CDS encoding TetR/AcrR family transcriptional regulator, with the protein product MGKGKKTRDLILGTALEVFRERRYGNSSVNEIAKRLGVRTSLVYYYFANKEDIFNELAVTYRDGLEEEIRQHISFEGSLLQNVINILVTYKDYIRSHKDLYDTFREVEFVEKDLIRDYYQRITHLIAQVLPTDFSKLYDLETLAFAILGSVYFVVIKNLIWENKEDIDQELETVKVFLDKGIDIDGTFTPFIVPENPMESQEPQFASRGERTKYQLLKAGEKLFGEKGFEKTQLTEITSEAGVGLGTFYLYFESKTELLAEIVKYVNHTLRKTSRIYQDGLTDRRTIENVGFQAFYHLFKNMGPAYRIVREAEFVEPSIGIWYYTRLAEGYTKGLAQAMESKQIRPMDPEVLAYILMGVSHTTGIKWFVLDECKEINDNSVLTVLELVMHGLSGMERKVTNELQRNL
- a CDS encoding acetyl-CoA hydrolase/transferase family protein, which produces MNYKEIYNQKLLDIEGVLSKIESGDSLVVGMAAAEPVGLLSNLHLIKDSVQDVTVVSCLLLMEYEYYKHVDKEHSPFRSETWYLGNYERALFKEGKATYIPNNLHMAATDLMQARRVNIYCGSATPMDNKGCMSLALGNVYEKDILEHADMVILEINENLPRTHGDTVVHINDVDFLYEYNAPLIEVPSAEASEVEKKIGEFIADLIENGSTIQLGIGGIPNAIAQFLTDKKELGVHTELMTEGIVDLIEAGVITNSQKSLWKDKCIASFVMGTQRLYDFVDNNLAVEVHRGRIVNDPYIVAKNKKMVSINTALSVDLTGQVCSEAFGHQQYTGTGGQLDMHRGAIMSEGGKAIIAMRSSVKNDTISTIVPTLAQGSFVTIPRHDVDYIITEYGVAHLRGRSLRERTLEMIRIAHPNFRDYLKTEAEKLGFI
- a CDS encoding branched-chain amino acid ABC transporter permease, producing the protein MFNLVLRGLATGSIYSLTAVGIVLILSTTNVMNFAQGDTGMFLTYIAFFFILRGIAPSLTLPIVIVAGAVLGYLVYKGLISKAKKSSHLGMMIITLGLTMIFEGIVATFFGNIPLLFPPLIPGDPVHFGSVILDRQDILCLVTALVVFGILSFILYRTKIGIAARSIADDEYASRVLGIPIDRIHSFIWAISFGLAGLAGIMTAPRLSLQPLFMVVVQLKAFTAAVLGGMNSVTGAIWGGLILGVMENLVAYYVPAIKESFSLLLIVAILLFLPNGLFGSREAGRS
- a CDS encoding branched-chain amino acid ABC transporter permease, which codes for MMKKKILPFLLLILALLIPLVFNARPSIVAYINLAIIYAVSAVGLNLLLGVAGQISLGHAAFMGIGGYTSAILMIRYGIPSIVSVLAGGLLAGLFGLIIGFPALRLKGFYLAIATMALGTAVTDVIKRMEILGADRGLTNVPPVTIFGYQFSSEFAKYYLYLAILLLTIFLVNNLLKSKTGMAFRAMRDSEVAAKVFGINISYYKVLAFVISSFLAGVAGAMYGHSLSYLHPDMFGFGLSIEFLAITIIGGIGTLWGPVLGSALWVIVPRLFGTKLEAMAGVLFGVILILVVLFLPRGLSELIMRINKLFKKEEGERS